The Cellvibrio zantedeschiae genomic sequence CGCATTGTTTGGAAGAGCGACGATTTTTTGGCCTCTTCTGTTGTAGGTTGTGTATTTTTTATTTCTGCATCTGCGCAAAATGCTGCGCTGGAAAATAAAAATACAAAACCGGACAAGCATAGAGTGGCTGCAGTTATAGGTTTCATGAAGGCCTTCCGTCTGTGGTTGTGTGAATGCGTTGGCTGGCAAACCACTGATGCCACATCAACATCAGTTAGATTCATTAATCATCCAATTGGATTCATTCAATAAGGCCTACATTAAAATCGACCTGCATTTTTTTAGCCGTTCGCCCATAGCTCTTGGTAGAATCGCCACCCTTAGCTGATTTACCGAGATACCCCTAGTGCAATCCGCCCCTCTACCTTTTGAACGCCGCGTTGTTATGTCGCTGGCGGCGCTCTACACCTTCCGCATGTTCGGCCTGTTTTTACTGTTGCCGGTACTGGCGCTTTACGGAACGCAATACGAACATCACACCCCTTTTTTGTTAGGTGTTGCTTTGGGTGCTTATGGGGCGAGCCAGGCGTTATTGCAAATTCCGTTCGGGATACTGTCGGATCGTATTGGTCGCAAGCCGATCATTCTGTTTGGATTAATTGTTTTTATCATCGGCAGCGTTATTGCGGCCCAGGCGACGAGTGTTTACGGCTTGATTCTTGGCCGCTTCTTGCAGGGCGGTGGGGCGATTTCCGGCGTGGTAATGGCGCTGCTGACTGACCTTACGTCTGATGAAAGCCGTACCAAAGCTATGGCGACTATTGGGGCATCAATTGGTGTTTCGTTTTCGGTCGCCATGACAGTTGGCCCGCTGGTAGCAAATTGGGGTGGCGTAGGTGCGATTTTCTGGATTACCGCGGCCTTGGGGGTGATTGGCATTTTCATCCTGTTTGCGTTAATTCCCTCGGTAAAACAAGCACCGCAACCCAAGCGCGAAGCCTTACCCGCGCCAGAATTATTTTGGAAGACCTTTAGAAACCCCGAATTGCTGCGCTTGAATGTGGGCATTTTTGCACTGCATTTTGTGTTGATGGCAAACTTTATGGTGCTACCGCAAATTCTTGAACAGCAGCTGCACATCGAGCGCAGTCACCACGGCATGCTGTATTTTCCCATGTTGGTTGTGGCCTTTGCGATTATGTTGCCCTTTGTGATCATCGCGGAAAAACGCCGCAAAATTAAACCGGTTTTTCTTGGCGCTATAGGTCTTTTGGCGTTGATGGAATTATTGCTGATGGTTGCGCCGCCAAGCCTGGTTTTCACTATCGCTGCCATCTTCCTGTTTTTTGTCGCCTTCAACGTATTGGAGGCGACTTTACCCTCAATGGTTAGCAAAATTGCGCCTGCAGGCGCAAAAGGTACGGCGACGGGGATTTATTCTACTAGCCAGGTAATTGGTGTGTCGGCTGGTGGCGCTGCGGGCGGATTTTTATTGCAGCACTACGGCATGGTTGCCGTGCTCGGTTTGGGTACGCTGTTTACCTTGGTATGGCTGGTAGTTGCTTGGTCAATGAAGCCACCGCGCTTCCTCGCCAGCGTGCTTATTCCATTGCGTCACCACAACGGCGACGAGATTGCAGCCAAGCTGCGCGCAGTGGCAGGCGTAGCAGAAGTGGTGATTGTAGAGTCCGAAAACACTGCCTATCTTAAGGTTGACCAGCAGTTGGTAGATCGCAAGGCGCTAAACGCCATTGTCGGTTGATGCTTTTTTCTCCACAAAATCCTTCCCGGATCGCAACTCTTAAATATTCTAAGAGTCACCATTGAAGCAGGCGGGCGCGAGAGGTAAAGTGCTCCGACTTCGCCACGCGAAGAAATAACCGAATGTCGCCTGATAATAATTCATGAGGGCGATTACACCATCAAACCAAGACCAGCAAAGAGGAACGCCCTATGGCCCGCGGTATTAATAAAGTCATCATCATTGGCAACATCGGCCAAGACCCAGAAGTTAAATACATGCCTTCCGGCGGCGCAGTGACTAACGTCAGCATCGCAACCTCAGAAACCTGGAAAGACAAAAATACCGGCCAACCACAAGAGCGTACCGAATGGCACCGTGTGGTGTTCTTTAATCGCTTGGGCGAAATCGCTGGCGAATATTTGAAGAAAGGCAGCAAGGTTTATATCGAAGGTTCATTGCGTACCCGCAAGTGGCAAGCGCAAGACGGCACCGACCGTTACACCACTGAAATCGTCGCCAACGAAATGCAAATGCTCGATGGCCGCAGCGACAACCAGGGTGGTGGTTACAATCAAGGTGGCGGCTTCAACCAAGATCAACAATACGGCGCACCGCAAGGTGGTGGCTACCAAGGCGGCGCTGCTCCAGCTCCGCAACAAAACCGCCCACAACAAGGCGGCTACGGTAATCAGGCTCCCGCGCACAACGCACCGCAACAACCCGCTGGATTTGATTCATTTGATGATGATATTCCGTTCTGACCGTCAAGGTTTTGAAAGAAAAATAAAAAAGGCCTCTAGTCATAGAGGCCTTTTTCGTTTGTATCCATAACAAAAATCGATGAATTTAAAATGATTATTTTTTGAAGTATTTAATTGAATACTTTAAATAAAATTAAGACACATATAAAGAGAGCGTGGGCGAATCATCGCACACGCTCTCTTTGTATTATGGGTTTTTATAAATGGAGAAAGAGTCACAACCGCCATAGAATGTGTAACCACCGTTACCGCCTACGCTACATGTTCCAGCCGAGTTGTTATAAGTGAGTGTTAAACCAATCACCGTGCCGCTGCAGGTAACATTGTAACCTACATAGGTATAGCCACCGCCACTCATACCGCTCTGGACTGCTATTGAACAGCTGGGGTTAGAAGTTGTGTTTTTGTTGTAAACGTCGGTGATATACACGGGGCTTGCCGGTGGGGTTGTTTTAAACAAGGTGTAATTATTTAATGAAAGGTTAGTACAGCCGCCGGTAACAGAATAACCCGAAGAAACATTTAGTGTGCAAGGTGATCCGGGAATGCTGGTGATGCCTGTAACATAAGCGATATCTGTTCCGCAAGTTAATCTGTAAGTTGAGGAATTACTATTGCTGTTTACGTTAACGATACTGCACGAACCCGAGTCCACCACATTGTTAGTCACATGAGCTAATTGGGTATCTGCCTGCGCAGAAATAGCCAATGAACCTAATAAACCTGCAGCACAAGATAATATTAATCGAAACTTCATTACACTCTCCTTAATTACATTAATGAAAATTGATTTGGCTATAGTCCATACATCCCATTCTACAAAAGTAGGTAATAAAATTAGCCATGTTTTACCTGGGTACTACTCCTTAAACATATTCTTTTATTGCAATAAATTTATGTTGTCATTTCGGGCAAGATAAAAATTCAATGTGCCATCATTAGTAGTGGGTTCTATAAAAATTTTTTTTGTGATACCTGCATTATTATTAAAAATGCCTTGCGTTAAAGTTTGCGAAAGTTCTGAGCTTTTCTTCTGGTCTGAAGCGGGAATTGTAATTCTGCAGCGCGTACTGCGGCATTCAATATATTGAGGGTGTATATCTGCGAAAGATTCGGTGAAAAAGTTCTCTAGTTGATGTTGATATGGGTTGGCCCACGAGCTATCTACAGATTCATTGGCGAAATTGTTTTTTATCTTTGTAAACGGATCCTTGCTCGTACCAAGCATATTGTTAAACTCCTGCATTTGTGACTCAATATTTTCTTGTGCTGCGAGTTCGCTCGGGGTTGGTGTTGTTCGATGGGGTGCCGTCTCAGTAGGCAGCGATGAATTAATATTTGATGTGTGTTTGAGGCGCGCTAATTCACCGGTAAGTTGCGCTATGTGCTCTTTGAGTTGACGGTTTTCCGCCAGCAGATTTTGTTCGGGGGTGGCAAGAGTTTTTACAGATGCCGATGTCGATTGAGCAGCGTCTGTTTCCTTGAGATCCATTTGGTGGATTATTATAAATGCGCCAAGTGCGCCTATTCCTAACAAAAGCCATTTCATGATTCGCTATCCTTTATCTGTTTTCTTATAGGTTCAAGAGTAAAGCGTTTGCGCCATCACTTAAGATTTTAGAAATATTTTTTTGAATTTATAAATAATGCGCCAAATTGTTTATTTATGTGTCTTTTAAGGCTGTTTGAAGATAATATCGCGAAATTGAGAATAGTGTAGCTGCACTTTTTATCAATGTGATTTCTTTTGCAAAAATATTCCACTTCAAATTATTGCATTTAATCCCATTCATATTTGTAACTAATTTTTGATATGGAAGCTGTTTTTTGGTTTTGCAAAAAATCGCGCCAAATTTTTAAAGCGGTGTCTAAGGTAGCCGCAAGCTATTTGGTTGGACTATCAGATAAGAAATGAAGTTAGATGCCATGCAAATTATCTGCTCTTCGATTCTATAACTAATAATTAAGTGAACGTTTTTTTTGTCGCAGTGAAAATTTTATACAACTAATAATGAAAAAATTAACAGAGAGGAAATATGAAAAGTTTTCGTTACTACTGGCTTGCAGCAATTATTCTTTTATTAATAGCGGTTTCGTTAATTTTGGTTACTAAATTTAAATCACCTACACCACTTGCTTTTTGCACTCCTGCAGCTGGAATTCTCACGTTCTTTGCAATTTTTTCCGAGCGTATTCAACAGGGAAGGAGTGCAGATGAGAGGCTTCGCCATGCAATTGCGTCAGCAGTGATTGTTCAGTATTTGGTATTGGTAGGGATTGTTGTTTACTTCGTTAACACGGCTAATACGCTTCCGCCAATTGTTGAGACTATGCTTTCAAGTTTTACAACCTTAACCAGCGTTGTAGTGGCGTTTTATTTTGGTGCTTCTGCGTTTGTTGAAGCAAAAACGAAAACCGCTAGCAAAAATGACGAACCCACTGCGGAAGGTTAAATGCAAAATGTGCAGTATGACTAATTCGATACTGCACATTTGGTTGAACGACTTTTTTACACTCCCTCCAATGGTTATTCGGTAACTTCCTTTATCCACAAATAATGTGCACCTGGTCCTTCATCAGCAAGTTGATCTAGAGGGTTGCGCAAGCGGCAGCGTTCTATGGAAAGACAGCCGCAGCCTATGCAATCATCCAATGTATTGCGTAATTTTTGTAGTTGCAGAATTCGCAGGTCTAAATCTTTTCGCCAATCGGTTGAAAGTTTTTTCCAGTCTGCCTGCGTGGGTGACGTGTTGTGCGGCAAGCTGGCGAGTGCATCATTAATCTGTTTTAGCGGAATGCCTACACTGGGCAACGCGGATAAACGAAACCCGCCGTAACACATCACGCGCGTAGCGGCGCTGGTTGCCAGCGTTGCGTGTGCTTTCAATCAAACCTTTCTTTTCATAAAAGTGCAGGGTGGATATAGAGACTCCACTGCGCTTTGCGACTTCGCCTACTGAACGATGCGGTGCTATTCCTGCGGCTTCTAATTCTTTGTTCATAAGTGCTTGACCTCAACTTAAGTTGAGGTATTAGTCTAGGCGCTCCTAATTAATTATGTCCATGAGGAGTGAGTCAAATGATTGGTTTTATGGTTAACGATCAGTTGCGGTTGCGTGTCGATAAGTTTGTAGTGCCTGAGGCTGTGCACCAGCAGTTCGTGGAAAAAATGAAATATCTTCAACAGACGCTTCGCCGTTTGCCTGGCTGCAAAAGTGCCAATGTGTTGAGTAAAACCGAGGGCGCGGGCGAGTACAACGTGATTACTTTGGTGGAATGGGAAAATGAGGCGGCCATTGCTGATGCTTTTTCTGTGATGCAGCAAAAGTTTGCGGAGGAAAAATTCGATCCCAAGGAGTTTACCCGCGCCTTGGGGGTGAAGGCAGATTTGGGTTTTTATAAAATCGTCTAGCTTGTGCGGTAATTATCATGTAACGGCAACTATCATATAAATAATGGTTGGATATCCGCGGGTATAATTTATACTGCCGCTCCGGCCTGTTTTATGCGAATCGGTACATGCAAGAATTTTATAAGAAAGCACTCATAACCTTCTGCTGCCTGCTGCTGTTAAGCCTGCTTGCGGGTTATTTTTGCGTTAGCCGAGCCTTTTTAAGTATTTCACTCTTACCGTCTGAGACCGGGGCTTTGCCTTGGCGTTCGGGGTTTGATATGGACTCCACTCGGGGCGGTGCCTCAACCGCCCGCTTGGAAGACGACAAGTTCAGCCTGAGCTTTGAGTTCAAACTGTCTCGCCAGGCCCAATACCCTAACGCCGCCCACGAAATGCGCTTTGACACGGGCAACCAATCAGATTTGGTGGATTTATCGCAATACGATCAACTCTCTTTTAGTGCTAAATGCGCTCCCGCCAATATCATTATGTTTTCCGCACATATTTTTGAGGAAAAGCTGACAGTTCCTACAGATCCGGATACTTACCGTGGTCCGGTTACTTTCTTTTCGTGTAATGAAAACTGGAAGCATATTGAGCTGGATTTAACACGCCTGGAAACGCCTCAATGGTGGTTTGATAAGTACAAGCTCGCGCTCTCTAAAAAGGAGTACAAGCTGGATAAAGTGCACAAGTTGACCTTTGGTAGCACTTTCCAAAGCCCGTTTGATGTGAATGCCAAGGTGCAGTTGCAAGAGATTGTGTTGAGCGGGCGCGATTGGTTTTACCTTTATTTACTGGGCGGTTTTTTACTGGCAGTGTGGGGTGGCTATGGATTTTGGTTCTTTAACCGGCACACGCGAGCGGTGATTACCGAGCTGCGCGATAAAATCCAGCGCGACCGTCCCTTGGTAGCCTACCAACAGCTTTCGGTCGAGCCGCACCGGGATAAGGAAAAAAGCGCGATCCTGCATTTTATGGCGACCAATTATTCCAATGCCGATTTGAGTCTGGAATCCATGGCGGCGACAATTGGCGTGAGCCGAACCAAAATTAACGACATCCTCAAAACCGAATTGGGTTTTACCTTTACAGGTTACCTCAACAAGCTTCGCCTTACGGAGGCGGCGCGGTTGCTGGCAGAAAAGGAGGATGCGAACATCGCGGAGATCGCCTATTCCGTGGGTTACAAAAACGTGTCCTATTTTAATAAGTTGTTTAAAGAGGAGTACAACTGCACGCCCAAAAGTTTCAAAGGATTGTGTGATCGAGCTCCCGAAGCGGATCAGTAAAATTCAACTAAAACGAAAAAAAATACAACTTTTGGCAATTTGATAAGGTTTCTCGCAAAAGCATTACAGCTAAATCTCTGTTTTTAATAGTCTGCCCTTCACCCTTTGGGTGCTATCGACACGTTATTAAAACAGAGAAAAATCATGAAAATAATAAGTGCAGTCATTCTGTTAGGCCTTTTTTCAGCAACATCGGCATGTGGTGGAGGCGGTGGCGGTAGCTCCTCGCCAGCACCAGGTGGCCAAGCGAGTACGAGCGTGGCGGGGACATCTTCAAGCTCATCCAGCGTGGTAAGTTCGTCCAGCTCGTCTTCTTCAAGTTCTTCATCTTCATCAAGCTCCTCAAGTTCGCCCAGTTCCGTGGCGGCGGCTTATCCAAGTTACAATACCAAACCTTTGGCGCCTGACATGACCGGCGTGGGCAGCACTGCGGTGCAGATTGCCAGCAAAATCAAAATTGGTTTCAACATTGGCAATACCCTGGAGGCAACCGGCGGCAAATCGGAAACCTATTGGGGCAACCCAAAAATCACCAAAGAATTCGTTGCCTTTGTAAAACAATCCGGTTTTAACGCCATACGTTTGCCAGCGTCCTGGGATCAATACTCTAATCAGGCGACTGCCGAAATTGATGCTGCCTGGCTAAACCGTGTTAAAGAGGTGGTGCAGTACTGTGTCGATAACGATGTATATGTTGTCCTGAACATCCATTGGGACGGAGGCTGGCTGGAAAACAATGTAGTGCCAGAAAAGCAGGCGCAAAATAATGCCAAGCAAAAAGCTTTTTGGGAGCAGATTGCAACGCTCTTGCGCGACTTTGATGAGCGCGTGATTTTTGCCAGCGCCAACGAACCCAATGTGGAAAACGCCGCGCAGATGGCGGTGCTGCAGTCTTATCACCAAACCTTCATCGACACAGTGCGCGCTACCGGCGGCAAAAATGCGTACCGCGTATTGGTATTGCAGGGACCAAGTACTGATGTTGAAAAAACCAACAAGCTCTGGACACAAATGCCTGTCGATACCGTGAAAGACAAGCTTATGGCCGAGATCCATTACTACACGCCCTGGAACTATACCGGCATGACCAAAGACGAAAGCTGGGGTAACCAATTTTTCTACTGGGGCAAAGGTTTTCATTCCACTACTGATACCGCGCACAACCCTACCTGGGGCGAAGAAGACACGGTTGATCAAATGTTTAAGTTAATGAAAACCCAATTTGTTGATAAAGGCATTCCGGTCCTTATGGGCGAGTTTGGTACGGGCGTGCGTAAAAATTTAACGGGTGCAGATTTGAAATTGCATTTGGATAGTCGCGCTTATTATTTCAACTACATCGTTAAGCAGGCGCGCGCTAACGGACTCTTGCCGTTCTTATGGGATACCGGCGATTTGTTGGATCGTGCCAATAACAAAGTGTTGGATCAGCAAGCCTACGACGCGCTAATTCAAGGTACAAAATAGCCAAAAAGGTTTCACCCCAAGGCTTGGTCTTGGGGTGATTGTCGTTTTAAATAAAACAACAATAACAGGAATCTGCAGATGAATAACCATCCTGAAGCGATTAACAATATTCTCAACAATCACTCGGTCAGTTCGCTATTTGATGTGAATGTTATCGACTATTCAGCCGGAAAAATTGTTCTTGGTTTGAA encodes the following:
- a CDS encoding antibiotic biosynthesis monooxygenase family protein; protein product: MIGFMVNDQLRLRVDKFVVPEAVHQQFVEKMKYLQQTLRRLPGCKSANVLSKTEGAGEYNVITLVEWENEAAIADAFSVMQQKFAEEKFDPKEFTRALGVKADLGFYKIV
- a CDS encoding MFS transporter, which codes for MQSAPLPFERRVVMSLAALYTFRMFGLFLLLPVLALYGTQYEHHTPFLLGVALGAYGASQALLQIPFGILSDRIGRKPIILFGLIVFIIGSVIAAQATSVYGLILGRFLQGGGAISGVVMALLTDLTSDESRTKAMATIGASIGVSFSVAMTVGPLVANWGGVGAIFWITAALGVIGIFILFALIPSVKQAPQPKREALPAPELFWKTFRNPELLRLNVGIFALHFVLMANFMVLPQILEQQLHIERSHHGMLYFPMLVVAFAIMLPFVIIAEKRRKIKPVFLGAIGLLALMELLLMVAPPSLVFTIAAIFLFFVAFNVLEATLPSMVSKIAPAGAKGTATGIYSTSQVIGVSAGGAAGGFLLQHYGMVAVLGLGTLFTLVWLVVAWSMKPPRFLASVLIPLRHHNGDEIAAKLRAVAGVAEVVIVESENTAYLKVDQQLVDRKALNAIVG
- a CDS encoding glycoside hydrolase family 5 protein → MKIISAVILLGLFSATSACGGGGGGSSSPAPGGQASTSVAGTSSSSSSVVSSSSSSSSSSSSSSSSSSSPSSVAAAYPSYNTKPLAPDMTGVGSTAVQIASKIKIGFNIGNTLEATGGKSETYWGNPKITKEFVAFVKQSGFNAIRLPASWDQYSNQATAEIDAAWLNRVKEVVQYCVDNDVYVVLNIHWDGGWLENNVVPEKQAQNNAKQKAFWEQIATLLRDFDERVIFASANEPNVENAAQMAVLQSYHQTFIDTVRATGGKNAYRVLVLQGPSTDVEKTNKLWTQMPVDTVKDKLMAEIHYYTPWNYTGMTKDESWGNQFFYWGKGFHSTTDTAHNPTWGEEDTVDQMFKLMKTQFVDKGIPVLMGEFGTGVRKNLTGADLKLHLDSRAYYFNYIVKQARANGLLPFLWDTGDLLDRANNKVLDQQAYDALIQGTK
- a CDS encoding MerR family DNA-binding transcriptional regulator translates to MNKELEAAGIAPHRSVGEVAKRSGVSISTLHFYEKKGLIESTRNAGNQRRYARDVLRRVSFIRVAQCRHSAKTD
- a CDS encoding MerR family DNA-binding protein, producing the protein MKAHATLATSAATRVMCYGGFRLSALPSVGIPLKQINDALASLPHNTSPTQADWKKLSTDWRKDLDLRILQLQKLRNTLDDCIGCGCLSIERCRLRNPLDQLADEGPGAHYLWIKEVTE
- the ssb gene encoding single-stranded DNA-binding protein, whose amino-acid sequence is MARGINKVIIIGNIGQDPEVKYMPSGGAVTNVSIATSETWKDKNTGQPQERTEWHRVVFFNRLGEIAGEYLKKGSKVYIEGSLRTRKWQAQDGTDRYTTEIVANEMQMLDGRSDNQGGGYNQGGGFNQDQQYGAPQGGGYQGGAAPAPQQNRPQQGGYGNQAPAHNAPQQPAGFDSFDDDIPF
- a CDS encoding helix-turn-helix domain-containing protein; protein product: MDSTRGGASTARLEDDKFSLSFEFKLSRQAQYPNAAHEMRFDTGNQSDLVDLSQYDQLSFSAKCAPANIIMFSAHIFEEKLTVPTDPDTYRGPVTFFSCNENWKHIELDLTRLETPQWWFDKYKLALSKKEYKLDKVHKLTFGSTFQSPFDVNAKVQLQEIVLSGRDWFYLYLLGGFLLAVWGGYGFWFFNRHTRAVITELRDKIQRDRPLVAYQQLSVEPHRDKEKSAILHFMATNYSNADLSLESMAATIGVSRTKINDILKTELGFTFTGYLNKLRLTEAARLLAEKEDANIAEIAYSVGYKNVSYFNKLFKEEYNCTPKSFKGLCDRAPEADQ